A part of Aegilops tauschii subsp. strangulata cultivar AL8/78 chromosome 2, Aet v6.0, whole genome shotgun sequence genomic DNA contains:
- the LOC109784964 gene encoding uncharacterized protein, with protein MAVTATTAAAAAAMLAAVMAIFLSFVLCFYIFLCAKRSRGGAPPPPGSGVMAHLRFLFCGGDGRAGAGDGVAPWFYDGGLDDASMASLPRREVAKGEAMDCAVCITELAAGETARVLPRCGHGFHVDCVDMWLKSHSTCPLCRCPAVDAPPLPPAPVQAPEADQESPNFPTNVLFFGSQDDVSTGRAQPQQQPPAATTPQSAPTPSQAQAPAAGACGLRRLLGCGGASPPPAPQEEDATRDIEMGLAGGGESSASSRQTKPPQPSSS; from the coding sequence ATGGCGGTGACGGCGACcacggccgcggcggcggccgccATGCTGGCGGCGGTGATGGCCATCTTCCTCTCCTTCGTGCTCTGCTTCTACATATTCCTCTGCGCCAAGAGGTCCCGCGGaggggcgccgccgccgccggggagCGGCGTGATGGCGCACCTGCGCTTCTTGTTCTGCGGCGGGGACGGGAGGGCCGGAGCGGGGGACGGCGTCGCCCCCTGGTTCTACGACGGGGGCCTGGACGACGCGTCCATGGCGTCGCTGCCCCGCCGGGAGGTGGCCAAGGGGGAGGCCATGGACTGCGCGGTCTGCATCACGGAGCTCGCCGCCGGGGAGACGGCGCGCGTGCTGCCCCGCTGCGGCCACGGCTTCCACGTGGACTGCGTCGACATGTGGCTCAAGTCGCACTCCACCTGCCCGCTCTGCCGCTGCCCGGCCGTCgacgcgccgccgctgccgcccgcgCCCGTCCAGGCGCCCGAGGCCGACCAGGAGTCGCCCAACTTCCCCACCAACGTGCTCTTCTTCGGCTCCCAGGACGACGTCAGCACCGGCCGCGCGCAGCCGCAGCAGCAGCCTCCCGCCGCAACGACGCCTCAGTCAGCGCCTACTCCGTCGCAAGCGCAAGCGCCGGCCGCCGGGGCGTGCGGGCTGCGGCGGCTACTCGGGTGTGGCGGCGCGTCGCCGCCCCCGGCGCCTCAGGAGGAGGACGCGACCAGGGACATAGAGATGGGGCTCGCCGGCGGTGGCGAGAGCAGCGCGTCGTCGCGGCAGACGAAGCCGCCGCAGCCGTCGTCGTCGTGA